The Denticeps clupeoides chromosome 4, fDenClu1.1, whole genome shotgun sequence genome segment TACAGTAATAGACCTGTAATGTCTTGCCGAATGTGGAAACACACTTCTAAAGACAAGGACTGCTATCCATTAAAATCAGCACAAGTATTAAAAGTCCAAAAATGACTACGTCTCAGTAGTACTCCTTGTTTCCTTGGGAGGGTTGTAGCAGCCTCGGAGTGTGCTCCGTCTCAGGAATCCCGGCCGATCGGAATTTCACCCCCCAACCCCGTCTTTTAAACTGTGCTTTTTACAATGTCCCCATTCATCGGCCTGCCCTTGAAACGTCCCCAGTCAGTGACAGGGCATTATGCGTCAGTGGACTAGATATTGTGAGCACGTGGTCAGTAATACTATAGTGTTTATCAGAAGCAGTTTCACTGTTTGACGGTCTACTTTTCCCTGTCCAGGCAACTTGTGCTGGACGGCCAGTGGGACGAGGTGCTTCAGTTCATTCAGCCACTGGAAAGCATGGATAAATTTGACAGGAAGAGGTGAGCTGGTTTACTGCACGCATTAACCGGTGACATGCTAGACGCTCATACTTAATCAAATGAAAAGGATGAGACGTGAAGGACGTTTCATGACACCAAAgagcatttaaacatattaacGATCGTGTGACCGTTGAGATGGTCTCCTTTGGGCTTTCTGCACAGGTTCCGTTACATTGTTCTGAAGCAGAAGTTCTTGGAGGCCCTGTGCGTCAACAACGCCATGTCTGCGGAGGACGAGCCGCAGCACGTGAGTGTCGAGAGAGTTCGTCCCGTCCTGAGAAAAGCGCTGATTCCGCAACATGCGCCACGCGCCCGACTCGCGTCCATTAGTAGCCATTTCAGATCCCGGCGTGAGCCAGGGGTTCCGGGAGCGTCGCGGTGCGTGGAAATTCATTTCAGAAccgcagaacataattgatttcATCGTAACGACgttgcttggtggttttctggtGCCGCCGTTAAAAACGTAGTGCCGGTAAGGGGCTGAGTTCGACCTCGTCCATGCGGACGTTGGACAGGAACGCCTTCTGAACACTGTTTAACGCTCGTTGCTGTTCCCCAAAACGTTTAATTTCGACGTGATTCGCTGTGATGAACAAACACCAGAGAAACGGCTGCTTCAGAGGCCTCCGCTCTCATCTCACTCACATGTTTGAATACATAATGTGAAGCAACGTAGAAAAAATGATGGGACGCGTCGAAAATCGAgccattgataatcgtaatcgtaggtggtggtggcctagcgggtaacacgctcgccagaagacccaggttcaaaccccacttactaccatcgtgtccctgagcaagacacttaaccctgagtgtctccagggtgggactgtccctgtaactactgattgtaagtcgctctggataaggggtctggtaaatgccataaatgtaaaatgtaatcgATTTTTTCTGAATAGTAGTCTGGTAATGTTTGCGAGTGTTCGGAATTGTGAATAAGATATCTGCTCCGCCCAGCTGGAGTTCACCATGCAGGAAGCGGTGAAGTGTCTCCACGCCCTGGAGGAGTTCTGCCCGTCGAAAGAGGACTACAGCAAACTGTGCCTCCTGCTCACGCTGCCCCGCCTCACCAACCACGCCGAGTTCAAGGACTGGAACCCCAGCACGGCGCGCGTGCACTGCTTCGAGGAGGCCTGCGGCATGGTGGCCGAGTTCATCCCGGCCGACCGCAAGCTGAGCGAGGCGGGCTTCAGGGCCAGCGCCAACCGCCTCTTCCAGCTGCTGATCAAGGGCGTGCTGTACGAGTGCTGCGTGGAGTTCTGCCAGAGCCGGGCCACGGGCGAGGAGATCACCGAGGGCGAGGTGCTGCTGGGCGTCGACATGCTGTGCGGCAACGGCTGCGACGACCTGGACCTCAGCCTGCTGTCGTGGCTGCAGAACCTCTCGCCCAGCATCTTCTCCTGCGCCTTCGAGCAGAAGGTCCTCAACATCCACACCGACCGGCTGGTGAAGCCGGCCAAGGCCACGTACGCCGACCTGCTGACGCCGCTCATCAGCAAGCTGTCGCCGTACCCGGCCTCGCCGCTGCGCCGCCCGCAGTCGGCCGACACCTACATGTCGCGCTCGCTCAACCCCGTCCTGGACGGGCTGTCCTACGGCCTTTCGGGGCAGGACAAGCGCGCCACCAACGGCGGCGGGAAGGTCTCGCCCATGTCGCATTCCTTCGCCAACTTCCAGTACCCGGGCGGGCAGAACCTCAGCCGCAGCCTGATGGTGGAGAGCTCGGACTGCCACAGCATCTTCGAGGAGTCCCCGGAGAGGTACGGTGGCAGCGGGGTGGCCAGACAGTTAAGCTGAGAGAACCTCAGcttcatgggtggtagtagcctagtgggtaagacactcgcctatgaaccagaagacccaggttcaaatcccacttactaccattgtgtccctgagcaagacacttaaccttaagttgctccagggggggactgtccctgtaaatactgattgtaagtcgctctggataagggcgtctgataaatgctgtaaatgtaaacctaaaAATGCTTTGCAATTTTTGCTTTGTATgtaaaattcaatttaaaacgtaatttttttttgttcatgtgtacattttgttcaaaatgatttttaaagaatagttatatatgtacattttgttcaaaatgtacattttcccttctttttttttcttacggTGTAGccttttgatttaaaaaaaaaaaacaaatgtacaatacGCTGCTTTTTCCTATTTTTATAGGGAAAAAGCCCCATAGAATGTGTAGTTGTCACATTATTTAGCCACAGAAGCTTCTACTATGGATTGTTGAACAAGACGTATAAGGTGTGTGTTTAGTACGTTAGCATTCATTTGCACGCTTGAAAAGGTGTCTTCTTACAATAACAAATGGAAGAATATTCAATAACTATTCGTTAAAAATCACTATAACCAAATCTATAACAAATGAACAAAGAGCTGTTAGTATCacagtttgttttttaactCACCAAGGTACAGTGAGGAATGTCTCACGGGCGTGTCCTTTTTAACTTTGGCAGCTCGAGGACTGACACGCCCACGGACAAAATGATGAACTCGACGGGACCTCAGAACCAGCGGCCGACCTCTGCCCCTGGCGCCGACGCCCCGCCTCCCGACCCGGCAGAAAAGAACGAGGTGATCAACGGCGTGGCGCTTTGAAAGCTTTCGTTTGGGTACCGTCATCCCGGCCACGACCCATTAAACACAGAGAGCGCCGGGCCAGAATTGACAAGCGGCCCTCCGAGTTTCACCATGAGCCGATGTTGGCGCCCAGGATGCCTTCCCTCTGTACAGACTGCtggaaaaaagcagcaaaaccttagcagcgccacctgcaggaccacgcagGAGATCCTGTATGTCATACCTCATCGAAGcgagaaaataaatcaaaaaatTTTAGCGGATAATTTAATTGTTGACACCGTGCGGTGTGCACATTTCAAGGCACCACCAATGAAACAAAAAGTATACTCCTCTCAAAGTATATATGTAACAAGCTCATGGTGCtattatatttaatgcattatacGTAATGGATGTAAAATGACGGTGCTGAAAATGACGGTGGCAAAAATGATACCATTaatacatgaaagtgaagtgtttgtcattgtgacgcacagcacacggtgacacaacgcttttaaccatcacacgcccggggagcagtgtgtggggacggtgctttgctcagtggcaccttggcggatcgggaaccggcaaccttctgattacggggccgcttccttaaccgctaggccaccactgccccgttttTACATATATCATTAATAGTCATTAATACGTATATCCGGGCTATTATGCCAGTCTTGTTTTCAATTACAGTGCAGTCTTCTTCCCCCGAATCCCACAGTCTCACCACAACAGCCTTCCTTTCTTCTCCCAGCTGCGAAACTCGACGGAGCAGTTTGAGGAGTACTACCGGCAGCGCCTGCGCGTGCAGCAGCATCtggagcagaagcagcagcagaggcaGCTGTACCAGCAAATGCTCCTGGAGGGAGGGGTCCAGCAGCAGGACGGAGCGCCTGCTGCCAAGCACAACCTGACGGAGACCTTCCTCAGCAGGTCAGCAGCTATACGAAACATCAGTTTTAATATGATTATACCGTAACCTCAGCAACAACAAGAACTCATCAGAACTACCACCTCAGCTACAACCTCACTATACCACGACCTTATAAAACCACACCGTCTACCCAACATCAGCTTAACACGAATTCATCCATGAATCTGTTTAACATCCAAATCCTgtgcagatttacatttatatttaccgcatttatccagagcaacttacaatcagtaggtacagtccccccctggagacactcacgagtgacttgctcagggacacaatggtagtaagtgaacctGTGATTTGGGTTTTTTCTGGCTCATAGTGTCTGGATTAACTAGAATGTGAAATCTGAGTAGATTCGAAGACCAAAATTAGCTTATTAGATGCTtaggtttttacattttacatcaatAACCAACAGACTTCCATTATTTTCGAAAAATGTCCAGTTGGTGACAGCAGCTTCTACACTGCCCAGACTGACTGTGTTGAGGAAGTGGGTCTGCATCCCAATGTGATCTAAAGAAGCAGTGTGTGAAAGCATGGAACTTTCTGGAATCATGAGATCATCTTCCACTTGTGCGAGAAGGGAAGTTTGGTGAAAAAGGGGAACGTGTTTGCTCTCttgatttaaaaatgcatgccctgtctaataaataatttaaacagGTGGGATCAGAGAGGATTTATCACAATAGGCCCCCAAATAAATCCTTCATGACATGATAATAAGATGATAATGTGGTGGCCAGATGGCGTGTGGCTACTGGTCTGATTTTCTGAAAAGTGTGAACTACTGAATAAATTCTAGGACTGTaaattctaggactatttatttgattatttgtacATTAAACTTGACATGGTGTCTGTGCTActgtcttttgctgctcttatcttgtactgtccacttcctgccatgacaaggtaaatttcccacttgtgggactaataaaggatcatcttattttatcttattacattaaaatagtTGATCAAACTTAGAAGTTGTCGTGCTAACTTTGGTAATTTGGGTGTCCCCCTGACTAGGGCTTTACTTATGGAGCCCACCAGTTACCATGGTGACGAGGAGTGACTGTTAGTCCCTGGAGAATTTGGGAAAAGGGAGAGTGGGGGAAGAACGCGGGAGAACAAAGGCTCCTGGGGGCTCCAGATGGTTGTGCGTGTGTCGAGGGACCCGATCTGCTgttctttttattacattatttcaaCGTCGAAAGTGCAATGTGCACAGAtcatataatatatgtatatataaataaaaataagcttAATACATGTATTAAGCTTTAATGCTATCCATATTGACAAACTACTGCTGCGAAACTCTGAAAaggcatttaacatttttttattattccgaCATAATAATGTCGGTAAATACAATAAACGGCAATGAATGATCACCTACTGAGATCTGTGCGTTTACTCATATGTAATTTGTGCATTTACTCAGAGgtaatttgtgtatttactCAGAGGTAATTTgctgctttttaaattttttggaatatttttagTGAGCACTGCAACCATGTGTATTAATATTGCATGGCCGACTCATCTTTACTTGTAGTGTTTGTTGCACAGGAAATCCACATTTAGCTTTAAGATGAGCAGAAGCTGCATTTTATGCATCCAGGTCCATTcagaagctggaggagctgaacgTCGGGATGGACGACCTGGGGGAGGACGTTCAGGCTCTCACGCAGCAGTGCAACGGGAAGGCAGGAGATGACAGCGTGGATGTCCCCTCCAGCAGCGGGGGCTCTCTGAGTGATAGCATTGTCAGCAGCACCCCACAGCGGGTGGGGCCGCGCACAGCACCGCCTATCAGCGAGTCTCCTGTCCTGCCACGGAGGTAACAGTCACACTGGGCCATCACCAAAGCAGCagtgctttactttacttatcagAACAGAGcgcatagggtggtagtagcctagtgggtaacacactcgcctatgaaccagaagactcgggttcgaatcccacttactaccattgtgtccctgagcaagacacttaaccctaaattgctccagggagactgtccctgtaatactgattgtaagtcgctctggataagggcgtttgataaatgctgtaaatgtaaatgtaaattttaacaAGGTAATTACATTgtgattattacattattacgtTTATTACTCAGTGCTCAGCGGGACAAAGCAGCACAGCCGGCTTGTGTGGAGGATTCTGGTGGCACCAAAACTCATGCTAAAGACCCAGAGGCAAGTTCCTCACCATGTCACTGTTTTAGATTAGTTAACCATTACAGTCACCGCTTTGATTGCATGGCTTCCAGTTTAACTCcagttttattgaaatatttttttccatgagAGTGCAGATAATTGGGTCTGTGTTGGTATCTGGTCTTTGACGGTTTAGCGTCATTTTAATTACAGCGGATGTGTAAGCAGCTtggacacacacagatacacacacactgtcatgtaCCATAAGTCTTTCACAAGCTCTTGGCGTCAGAGCTCTCTGTAATGGACCCCGTCTTTAATCTCGGTGAAGGATTTATTTTGGCTAATGCAGTAGCAATcgaataaaattttttttttgtttttaaatataagtCATTATACAGTTTTGCGTATTACAGAGTTTAATGCACTTATGTGTGCATCATGTTCACAGCATGAGACAATTGGGATGCATTCAAATTTCATCGGATTATAGACAGTGATGAACACAGATTATAATCTGTAAAGCACCAGATTTTAAGATTATCCTGTTTTCACTGGTCACACAGGGAGACCAAGCCAAAGGCAAATTTGTGGCTGTGAACACACTGGAAGACACACAGGCTGTACGCGCTGTGGCCTTTCACCCCTCGGGGGCGCTCTACGCTGTGGGTTCAAACTCTAAAACCTTACGGGTCTGTGCTTACCCTGACGTCCTGGACACAAGGTATGGAAagaagattttttctttttgttaatgAATAAAAACCCATTCTTGATCTGGTCCCTGCTCAACCTGAGCCACCTGCTCAAAGGGAAACATCATCTGTTTGTTCactgccatgcagggagcacaggaccAGCGACCAATCGTTGTTTCTCGCTCACCACAACGTAACCCACAATAAACCCCAATGAATGGACAATGCAATAAAATTTGAACTTGCTCCAAGGCTTGAAAAgtacaacatttttaaatattttgctgcaagtgaaaagtacatttttggcCGCATTAAAAGTTAATGGGAGTTGTTCtgcatcatttaaaatattatagtGTTCTTAAGTTTTAAGaagtaattgtgattaatcgATTTGAATTTGTCTGTTCCTAAGCGGGTCCGGAGCCTCTAAACCACCTGCTGTTCGCTTCAAGAGGAACAAGCATCACAAAGGCTCAATATACTGTGTGGCCTGGAGCCCCTGCGGCCAGCTGCTGGCCACCGGCTCCAACGACAAATACGTGAAGGTCCTGCCCTTCAACGCCGAGACCTGCAATGCCACAGGTTGGTGAGGACGACCGACTCTGGCCCTGTTGCATTCTGATGGATAGCACTTACTATAGAGTTTCCTGTAATGCAGTCACCATATTGGACAACAGCCATGATAAGGCTGCCATTTAGTTCACTTGATACTTTGCTGCTGGATTTTGAGGGTACATGCTGATTCAGCTATTTCCTCTCTGCACTGCCGCTCTTATCAATTCAGAAatcataattaattattatatcCATCTTGAATTTAACACTAAACATATAGATTTTATGTCACTACTTTGATGagactgtcacgatggctggacgtgGCGAGAAAGGAGGATAACGTCACAAgccaggggtttaatacatggtgcacaggacaagggaacatcaccaaacaatgacctgacggcgaacagacacaaatggacagctttatacaattatataattatacaacaggtgaacacgatcagggaacattacacaagacttaacatgaaactccgggccGAACTGcagacccggagtaacccctgccggaccggatcatgacagagatattcaaacaaaacaaaaatgaagtgaagccgtccgtgtgctgtgtgttcaGGGCCTGATCTGGAGTTCAGCATGCACGACGGCACCATCAGAGACCTGGCCTTCATGGAGGGACCCGAGAGTGGAGGAGCCATCCTGATCAGCGCTGGGGCTGGAGACTGCAACATTTACACCACCGACTGCCAGAGGGGACAGGGCCTGCACGCCCTGAGTGGGCATACAGGTACATCCACTTACACTCataattacacattaattacTACAGACCTGGCTGAGTACCAGTGCAGAGTTTACACGATTATAACAAGACATTTTCAGGGCACCCAATGTATCACTAAACAAATGATACAGTCAATGTTATTGcgagtaaatgttttttatttagccACAAATATTCTAactattaatgaattaattaattcactgcaagtcaaatgtttggacacaccaactTTCACAcctggttatggagactaagctATTTTGAAGATTCCAATGAAAGAAacatcaggagaaagtgaaggatgtttgatgaatctgttttttcagagtcgcctcatCAAAAAgtcgcttgatgagatgctcattaacatgggTGAATAATAAgcaagtgttcagcataaaacaTTCAGGACTTAAGGtgatggagagaagacaagagcgtaaaatgctgccatcacagcaaaagctccctgagaGACACAAACTTAACCTCACATGTCTTGGTTCATATAAATGACCCATAAATGTTTTGTTCTATAAATGACCCATAAATAAGGAGTGCTAGAACTTTTGACTTTTGCATTTGGGTGTTTGAGTACAGTTAGAAATAGGTATTTTTGTGTCACACTCAGGGCACATCCTGTCCCTGTTCACCTGGGGAGGCTGGATGATTGCGTCCGGCTCTCAGGATAAGACGGTGCGGTTCTGGGACTTGCGAGTGCCCAGCTGTGTGAGGGTGGTGGGGACAGCCTTCCATGGGTCTGGTACGTACTTCACTGGACCCGATGTATCATATATAATTCAAAGGAATTTAACGAGAACCTAGACCTGCCATCCTGAGAGTAGAGGAACTGTGAAAAATACACAAATCCCTTTATTGTTGTCACAGGAAGCCCGGTGGCTTCTGTTGCCGTTGACCCCAGCGGTCGGCTGCTGGCGACAGGACAGGAGGACAGCGCCTGCATGCTGTATGACATCAGAGGGGGCCGAATGGTTCAGACCTACCACCCCCACACCAGTGACGTGCGCTCAGTGCGTTTCTCCCCCGGCGCTCACTACCTGCTCACGGGGTCTTACGACACCAAAGTCATGATCACCGACCTGCAAGGTAACGCTGTAACAAAAAGAATACAGGCCTCCTCTGCCAAATGGAGCATCTGTGTGCCAGAACCAGCTTCATGGCAGGTTGAATGTTGAATTGTGTGATTGAATGCACGTTCTCGCAATGAACTGCCTCTAAGCCTGCATGTCACTTCATTTTTAACTGTACAAAGTTCGGTCTAAAAAACTTGAATTTTTTATTAACGTTCCATGTGTTATGGGGAAGTAATACATATTATCTATAATAACTGTGTTTATTCCTAGACATCGCAACACAgctctttaaaaatgaatagaCAAAACAATGCTGACAAgacataaaatacaaatttaataaatacaagATACAATGCCAATACGAACACAATAACAACagcaaataaagtaaaaaataaatgtcaacaTCTCACATGGTGAGAAAATAGTGGAAATTGCAAAACTGAAGAGGCCTGTCTAATGCGCAAAGGCAGATTGTTCCGCATTTTAGCAGCGGGTTCCCTGTAAGCTTATTCTTCGTTTCAGGCATGCTCAGTAGCAGCTGCATGCTACTGCTACTGAGCATGCAGGTTGGTGCATGAgggtgttttacatttttatacatgTCAAATAATTTATGATGTCAAATGTGTTGTGAAATATCTACTTAGAAATTTGGATATGAAAAATGCGTGAATGGCGACGTGGGCGTGGTCGGTGCAGGGTCTCTACGCGCCGCCTACTTCACGATCTCGTAAAAGCCACCACCGTGTGCCTCTGTACTCGTAGGTGACCTGACCAAGCAGCTCCCGCTCACGCTGGTCGGGGAGCACGGCGATAAGGTGATCCAGTGCAGGTGGCACACCCACGAGctctccttcctctcctcctcggcTGACAAGACTGTCACCCTGTGGACACAGAGGGCGTAGAGAGTCTCAGCGCGCCCCCGCCTCCTGTCCACCAGCAGGAGACACCCGTCCGAGGGAAGCTCATTCACCAACACGCAGGGCCACCCGTCCTGGCCGCGGAGTGTCCACAGTATACTGTTGCATTTActactgtgtgtttatgtgcgtgtgtgtgtgtgtgtgtgcgtgtgtgtgtgtgagacagtttGTATGTACAGCAtctcagacatttttttttatcttttgctcCGGTGGCTGATTGCTTATTGTTATTTGAGTTGGCTCTGCAAACTCTGTATCAGCACAATATCTTAGATTATTCCAGTCAAGCCTCTTATTTGTGTTCGTAATCCACAAAGTATGTGAAAACAGTTCCGGAGCCGGTCGAGCACCTCTGGAACAAAACGGAGTGACGATCGTGACTTTGGTGCCTTGAGCATTCAGTTACCACTTAAACTAAACCGGACTGAGCTTGTGTGAAAACGGCGACATTCCCATCGCACTCCGTACAGTGCCGCGTTCTGAGCATGTGTTACGCTGCTAGTATCTGGacatattaaatgttttaaagttACATGCTCACGTCGATAGGAAGCTGAATTTTGTGTCTGCTGTGCTCGCGCAAATCTTGTTTCAGCGTCACAGTTTGTGTTTATTCCTGAGAAGCACACTGTCGCTGGCTGCATTCATTTCCTTATAACTCAAGTACAAGTACAGGTTGCTTGAATGAACATTTCAACAGCATTAAAGTGGCATTGCGGAAGTGTTTCGCCATCTTAGTGACAGTCATCTTCTTTGCAAAAGGGAACACCCAGGACACTTTGGTCACAGGGAAACACAGTAATATAggtttaatattattttaaagagtaattttatttatttaagtattttaaaGGTTAATTagtgttttcttttcctttgttGCACTTTGTCAGAGaaactcatttttaaaaatgcatatcagttcgttttatttcatgtaaagtcgtttattttttaataaagccaAAACTAATGCATAGCCATATttattgcttgtttgtttttaatgtacagTCTAGGTTCTCCAAAATGTAACGTTGTATTGTGCAGTTTTATAAAccgcattttaaaatgtgatccCTGCTATATGACCAGAATAAAGGTCTTTCTGTCACTTGTCCCAAGGTCCCCtgaaatttgtatttgtttaatacAGAAGCAGAGCTTTTTCTGGAGATGCCAGCTTGCCAAGAGATTGGCAAGCTCCACCCCCATCTGTCCGTCCAGCTCAAACAACGTTTCACGTCAGCCTCAATCACAGTCCACCCCGATCCCGGGCTGCCATTTGTAATAGAGGTTTGGGGCATCCTCTGCACCTTCGTTATTAATCTGGCTggtgtttagcgctgtctgtctttgttgtctccatgttttatttgatgttaCTCTCGTTACTCCTGCACTTCATGTCGCCCGGTTTGTCGATGTCGTACACGTGCAGTTTATGtgagtatgtaactttgtttaaatgttacatgtagcaccaggttccaagAGAAACATTTCAGATGTACtggtgtgacatgtatgtagctgagatgacaataaaactcCCTGGACCTTGAACTATGACGCGGGCAATAAGAACCTTCTGGTCGCCAAACTTGCCTTGGAGGAACAACGTCTTGGAGTCCATCCCTGAGGCCAGTCGCCTCAACCCATCCATCACAAGACAATATGTCGTCATAACCCACAATTATACAGTCAGTGACACTATCTGTGAATTTGACATGTTTTCCAGTTTGAGTGTTGTAAGCAGTTATGGAATGTAATAATGGCTTTCTCACCATAGTCCAGAGCAGGTATTTCTTGTTTTTGAGGATTATCTGCTATTCTGAAGTCAGGGCAAAGGAGGGGCCTGTAGCATAACTATAAAGTATATACTAAACATACAGAAACCTGTCTTCACGTACAGAATTTGGATTTGGCACACAGTAAGACAGCAGGATGTTCAGATCATTATATATGGCTATTTTGGCATTTTTCCTGTGGGTTCAAGATGGTCAAGATAATAACACATCGAAAACTGGAGAAAAAGGAGATTTATGGGTAAGCGCCCCAACTATTTTAAAATGGTGAATggttcaaaaacacaaaaaaaaaatagtaagcTGAGGAAGGCAGAATTTAGACCTTTGTCATTCCTCATTTGAAAAGTTCTGTTTAATGGGATGTGTCTTATTCCAGAGTGAAAAATGGTCCACGAATGTTCTCAAGCGACATTTAGCTAACATTTTAACGGCTGTGGAGGAATTGGGTCTGGTGAGTGACAAGAATAATATTCCAGAATAATAACCACCGCAACATATATTATGCACAGAGACGGCACTTTAGcgtttctttttgttcttgttcCTGTCTGATTTTTTATTCCCCAGCCTAGTGAAAGCGAGGAGGACATCCATGTACAAATGAAGCTCTCTGGACAGGCGGTGAAGGAGATTCAGGCATTTTtgaatggagaggaggagtgCCCAGCGACCAACATTTTGGATAAAGCTCTCGGCCAAAATCTGCTGAAAGCAGAACGCCATGATTTTTGGAACAGGAATTTCATTGTGATTATTGCAGTTATCCTAATATTGGCAGTGCACTGGAGGGTTTCATGGTTTAAAATAATAGTGAACTTGATTGGCATCATCTTTATTTCAAGTATTATGTGGAACTGGATCTACCTTTATCAGGTAAGACTTGAACTATAAGTATAAATTACCCCCtaacaaacattttaatggtTACTAATAATCTTTCAGACTGCTCAGGCGGATCGTCAATACAGGAATTCCAAAACCAATATAGAGAAGTGTTTAGGATTAAAAGATTTGGACTGGACAGACTATATGAACGGTGAGTTTGTTGGGTGTGAGAGTTTCATGGTCTTTATATGgagaaacacaaatgaaatacTTCAGACGTCTGTGTTTCCTGAAGGCATCGGGAGATGGCTGACCTTACAGGAGGACCCATGTAAGGAGTATTTTAGGGCTCTTGTTGATCTCATTTGGCTGGTTCCACCTGCCAAGGTAATGATCAGTATTTTAGCTCAGTAGTTCTTGATTTTAAAGATGTAATATGTAAAGCTCCAACACAGTCGATCAATTTTACCTCATAAAATACTTCAACCACAGCCCGCATTATTTAAAGTGTATATGCAGTACTCGAGTTGAGGGGGGATGAGGAGGGATGTGGCAGCTTTTTAATAATGTGGCATAACAGGTGTACTTAAAAGTTTTGTTCAAAAGATTTGTTCACCAAAGCACCGAATCATTCAGTGCTTGGCAGGAGGAGCCTGTGAACCCAACTTCCTGAACTTTGGG includes the following:
- the wdr47a gene encoding WD repeat-containing protein 47, translated to MTAEETINIKEVEIIKVMLDFLNSRKLHISMLALEKESGVINGLYSDDMLFLRQLVLDGQWDEVLQFIQPLESMDKFDRKRFRYIVLKQKFLEALCVNNAMSAEDEPQHLEFTMQEAVKCLHALEEFCPSKEDYSKLCLLLTLPRLTNHAEFKDWNPSTARVHCFEEACGMVAEFIPADRKLSEAGFRASANRLFQLLIKGVLYECCVEFCQSRATGEEITEGEVLLGVDMLCGNGCDDLDLSLLSWLQNLSPSIFSCAFEQKVLNIHTDRLVKPAKATYADLLTPLISKLSPYPASPLRRPQSADTYMSRSLNPVLDGLSYGLSGQDKRATNGGGKVSPMSHSFANFQYPGGQNLSRSLMVESSDCHSIFEESPESSRTDTPTDKMMNSTGPQNQRPTSAPGADAPPPDPAEKNELRNSTEQFEEYYRQRLRVQQHLEQKQQQRQLYQQMLLEGGVQQQDGAPAAKHNLTETFLSRSIQKLEELNVGMDDLGEDVQALTQQCNGKAGDDSVDVPSSSGGSLSDSIVSSTPQRVGPRTAPPISESPVLPRSAQRDKAAQPACVEDSGGTKTHAKDPEGDQAKGKFVAVNTLEDTQAVRAVAFHPSGALYAVGSNSKTLRVCAYPDVLDTSGSGASKPPAVRFKRNKHHKGSIYCVAWSPCGQLLATGSNDKYVKVLPFNAETCNATGPDLEFSMHDGTIRDLAFMEGPESGGAILISAGAGDCNIYTTDCQRGQGLHALSGHTGHILSLFTWGGWMIASGSQDKTVRFWDLRVPSCVRVVGTAFHGSGSPVASVAVDPSGRLLATGQEDSACMLYDIRGGRMVQTYHPHTSDVRSVRFSPGAHYLLTGSYDTKVMITDLQGDLTKQLPLTLVGEHGDKVIQCRWHTHELSFLSSSADKTVTLWTQRA
- the LOC114788112 gene encoding chloride channel CLIC-like protein 1 isoform X1, with the translated sequence MFRSLYMAILAFFLWVQDGQDNNTSKTGEKGDLWSEKWSTNVLKRHLANILTAVEELGLPSESEEDIHVQMKLSGQAVKEIQAFLNGEEECPATNILDKALGQNLLKAERHDFWNRNFIVIIAVILILAVHWRVSWFKIIVNLIGIIFISSIMWNWIYLYQTAQADRQYRNSKTNIEKCLGLKDLDWTDYMNGEFVGCESFMVFIWRNTNEILQTSVFPEGIGRWLTLQEDPCKEYFRALVDLIWLVPPAKALTHTITAVFTDPLKQLGQGINDFLTALLKDLPFVHVCIVTLLFAVLIYVGVPQLIRHGSLALQEYWQRPHPLTVECPQRDQVAAAKENELTGQHDPIQH
- the LOC114788112 gene encoding chloride channel CLIC-like protein 1 isoform X2 → MFRSLYMAILAFFLWVQDGQDNNTSKTGEKGDLWSEKWSTNVLKRHLANILTAVEELGLPSESEEDIHVQMKLSGQAVKEIQAFLNGEEECPATNILDKALGQNLLKAERHDFWNRNFIVIIAVILILAVHWRVSWFKIIVNLIGIIFISSIMWNWIYLYQTAQADRQYRNSKTNIEKCLGLKDLDWTDYMNGIGRWLTLQEDPCKEYFRALVDLIWLVPPAKALTHTITAVFTDPLKQLGQGINDFLTALLKDLPFVHVCIVTLLFAVLIYVGVPQLIRHGSLALQEYWQRPHPLTVECPQRDQVAAAKENELTGQHDPIQH
- the LOC114788112 gene encoding chloride channel CLIC-like protein 1 isoform X3, which gives rise to MFRSLYMAILAFFLWVQDGQDNNTSKTGEKGDLWSEKWSTNVLKRHLANILTAVEELGLPSESEEDIHVQMKLSGQAVKEIQAFLNGEEECPATNILDKALGQNLLKAERHDFWNRNFIVIIAVILILAVHWRVSWFKIIVNLIGIIFISSIMWNWIYLYQTAQADRQYRNSKTNIEKCLGLKDLDWTDYMNGSHSHHYSCVYRPTEATWSRNQRFSHRLAEGSAFCPRLHCYAPICCLDLCRCSTTHSTRQPGLAGILAKATSPHCRMSST